In one Pseudomonas sp. SG20056 genomic region, the following are encoded:
- a CDS encoding DUF6436 domain-containing protein, producing MASCAPVQRKLIMTRPTRKTLLASLLILFWAAAMLAAYRWYEARYLRSFNEQTALFYGEQLRLPAELAGPGPIRLVHFWDPACPCNVGNQQHLAELIERFASQGVNFYAVQKPGSSGQLPSTLSALQPLPELTGSAQIPASPAVAIWDRNGQLAYFGPYSEGAVCTSSNSFIEPILDALIAERPVNASNTLAVGCFCDWQSH from the coding sequence ATGGCAAGCTGCGCGCCTGTTCAGCGAAAACTCATCATGACTCGACCCACGCGCAAGACCCTGCTCGCCAGCCTGCTGATTCTGTTCTGGGCCGCCGCCATGCTGGCCGCCTACAGGTGGTATGAAGCGCGCTACCTGCGCAGCTTCAACGAGCAGACCGCGCTGTTCTACGGCGAGCAGCTGCGCCTGCCAGCTGAGCTGGCCGGTCCCGGACCGATCCGTCTGGTGCACTTCTGGGACCCGGCCTGCCCGTGCAATGTCGGTAACCAGCAACACCTGGCCGAGCTGATCGAACGCTTCGCCTCCCAGGGCGTGAACTTCTATGCCGTGCAAAAACCTGGCAGCAGCGGCCAACTGCCCAGCACCCTGAGCGCCCTACAACCGCTGCCTGAGCTGACGGGCAGTGCGCAAATCCCCGCCAGCCCGGCGGTGGCGATCTGGGATCGCAATGGTCAGCTGGCCTACTTCGGCCCCTACAGCGAAGGCGCCGTGTGCACCTCCAGCAACAGCTTTATCGAGCCGATTCTGGATGCGCTGATTGCCGAACGCCCGGTCAACGCCAGCAATACCCTGGCGGTGGGCTGTTTCTGTGACTGGCAGAGCCACTGA
- a CDS encoding alpha/beta hydrolase, which produces MPEPFQPESLLASLRPLAAAVDLSAGEQAYRQFYGFSDTWAARSRMGTLQAAGYQIAVQAWWPEQPRATLVLLHGYYDHVGLYRHVIQWALGMGFAVLAFDLPGHGLSSGARASIGAFSEYQAVLQAVLAEAAALELPQPWHLCGQSTGGAILIDYLLTGSPGAAIGETILLAPLVRPRAWGWSQFSYRIMKRFVSEIPRRFSVNSSDAEFIDFVHHQDPLQPRNLPTAWVGALSQWVPHIEVAPRSTRSPLIIQGEADMTVAWQHNLQVLQDKFAAPQILRLPEARHHLANEAPALRQRYFEFLSQRLS; this is translated from the coding sequence ATGCCTGAGCCGTTTCAGCCGGAAAGCCTGCTTGCCAGTCTGCGACCCTTGGCCGCAGCCGTTGACCTGTCTGCGGGCGAGCAGGCCTACCGGCAGTTCTACGGTTTCAGCGACACCTGGGCGGCACGCAGTCGTATGGGCACGCTGCAGGCTGCGGGCTACCAGATCGCTGTACAGGCCTGGTGGCCGGAGCAGCCGCGCGCCACGCTGGTGCTGCTGCATGGCTATTACGATCACGTTGGCCTGTATCGCCATGTAATCCAGTGGGCGCTGGGTATGGGCTTTGCGGTGCTGGCTTTCGACCTGCCTGGGCACGGCCTGTCCAGCGGTGCGCGCGCCAGCATCGGTGCGTTCAGCGAGTATCAAGCGGTGTTGCAGGCGGTGTTGGCTGAGGCGGCTGCGCTAGAGCTGCCGCAGCCCTGGCACCTGTGCGGACAAAGCACCGGCGGGGCGATTCTGATCGACTACCTGCTGACCGGCAGCCCTGGCGCGGCAATCGGTGAAACCATTCTGCTGGCGCCGCTGGTGCGGCCGCGTGCGTGGGGCTGGTCGCAGTTCAGTTACCGCATCATGAAGCGCTTTGTCAGCGAGATTCCCCGGCGTTTCAGCGTCAATTCCAGCGATGCCGAGTTTATCGACTTCGTTCATCACCAGGACCCGTTGCAGCCACGCAACCTGCCAACCGCCTGGGTGGGTGCACTCAGCCAGTGGGTGCCACATATCGAAGTCGCGCCACGCAGTACACGCAGCCCGTTGATCATTCAGGGAGAAGCCGACATGACGGTGGCCTGGCAGCACAACCTTCAGGTGCTGCAGGACAAGTTTGCTGCGCCGCAGATTTTGCGTCTGCCCGAAGCGCGGCACCACCTGGCCAACGAAGCGCCAGCCTTGCGCCAGCGCTATTTCGAGTTTCTCAGCCAGCGGTTGAGTTAA
- a CDS encoding 2OG-Fe(II) oxygenase, with protein sequence MTTDTHSALLTRIVDDLAEQGWSLQPQFIAPSLTLELAEECRKRAAQGALAPAGVGRGAQQQIREGVRGDHIQWLEAGQAKACDQYLQAFDELRLALNQGLYLGLEDFEGHFALYPPGAFYQKHVDRFRDDDRRAVSAVFYLNEDWQAEHGGALRLYLPNGETRDVLPQAGSLLLFLSADMPHEVLPARRDRLSLTGWFRRRGNGPL encoded by the coding sequence ATGACGACCGATACCCACAGCGCACTTCTGACCCGCATCGTTGACGACCTGGCCGAACAGGGTTGGTCGCTACAGCCGCAGTTTATTGCCCCCTCTCTGACCCTCGAACTGGCCGAAGAGTGCCGTAAACGTGCCGCACAAGGTGCGTTGGCCCCCGCCGGCGTCGGCCGTGGCGCGCAGCAGCAGATCCGCGAAGGGGTTCGCGGCGATCATATTCAGTGGCTGGAAGCCGGTCAGGCCAAGGCCTGTGATCAATATCTACAGGCGTTTGATGAGCTGCGGCTGGCGCTGAACCAGGGCTTGTACCTGGGGCTGGAGGATTTCGAGGGGCATTTCGCCCTGTATCCACCGGGTGCGTTCTACCAGAAGCACGTGGATCGCTTTCGCGATGATGATCGTCGTGCGGTGTCCGCGGTGTTCTATCTCAATGAGGATTGGCAGGCCGAGCACGGCGGCGCGCTGCGTTTGTATCTGCCGAACGGCGAGACCCGTGATGTGTTGCCGCAGGCGGGCAGCCTGCTGCTGTTTCTGTCTGCCGATATGCCCCATGAGGTCTTGCCGGCCAGACGTGATCGACTGTCGCTGACCGGCTGGTTTCGCCGTCGGGGTAATGGGCCGCTGTAA
- a CDS encoding DUF6160 family protein, whose product MHRPLRTLALSLAASLAVCTLPSQAALLPMDNQSLSEISGQAGISIRADVLATINRISWNDDGGSASLRNVKIDNGCLTPASCPNGSGGSFAFGAAQLGLTLPIFGVNLPTLKIDVVTNGSGQQQLQLTLPDLTTINEQLVASGIPAQRIRVRVAADMYVGESRLGSIEMRDITDLRGTFKVWGH is encoded by the coding sequence ATGCATCGCCCACTTCGCACCCTTGCCCTGTCACTCGCCGCCAGCCTTGCGGTCTGCACCCTGCCAAGCCAGGCGGCCCTGCTGCCGATGGACAACCAGAGCCTGAGCGAGATCAGCGGTCAGGCCGGTATCAGCATCCGTGCCGACGTGCTGGCGACGATCAACCGGATCAGCTGGAATGACGATGGCGGCAGCGCTTCGTTGCGCAATGTGAAAATCGACAACGGCTGTCTCACCCCCGCCAGCTGCCCGAACGGCTCTGGCGGCAGCTTCGCCTTCGGTGCGGCGCAGCTGGGCCTGACCCTGCCGATATTCGGCGTCAACCTGCCCACCCTGAAGATCGATGTGGTGACCAATGGCAGCGGTCAGCAACAACTGCAACTGACCCTGCCCGACCTCACCACCATCAACGAACAGTTGGTGGCCAGCGGCATCCCGGCGCAGCGCATTCGCGTACGAGTGGCGGCTGATATGTACGTCGGCGAAAGCCGTCTGGGCAGCATCGAAATGCGCGACATCACTGATCTGCGCGGGACATTCAAAGTCTGGGGCCACTGA
- a CDS encoding DUF523 domain-containing protein, translating into MQKILVSRCLLGQRVRYDGGAHGPFSLLERWQQEGRIVPLCPEVAGGLPTPRAPAEIAGGQGAKVLDGKLPVLTVNGEDVTAAFVDGAQQALALVAQHGIRLALLKARSPSCGNRENYDGSFSGTRVAGEGVTAAALRRAGVQVFSEEELAAAEAALRELEG; encoded by the coding sequence ATGCAGAAGATTCTGGTGAGCCGTTGCCTGTTGGGTCAGCGCGTACGTTATGACGGCGGCGCCCATGGCCCGTTCAGTCTGCTGGAGCGCTGGCAGCAGGAGGGGCGCATTGTGCCGCTGTGCCCGGAAGTCGCCGGCGGCCTGCCAACTCCGCGCGCGCCAGCGGAAATAGCTGGCGGTCAGGGGGCAAAAGTACTCGATGGGAAATTGCCTGTGCTGACGGTGAATGGCGAGGATGTCACGGCGGCTTTTGTTGACGGCGCACAGCAGGCTCTGGCCTTGGTGGCGCAGCATGGCATCCGACTGGCACTGCTCAAGGCACGCAGCCCTTCGTGCGGTAACCGGGAGAACTATGACGGCAGCTTCAGCGGCACCCGCGTCGCTGGTGAAGGGGTGACTGCAGCGGCCTTGCGGCGTGCTGGTGTGCAGGTGTTTAGCGAAGAGGAGCTGGCGGCGGCGGAGGCGGCGTTGCGAGAGCTGGAAGGATAG
- the serA gene encoding phosphoglycerate dehydrogenase, producing MSKTSLDKSKIKFLLLEGVHQNAVDTLKAAGYTNIEYLKGALSDDELKEKIADAHFIGIRSRTQLTAEVFDCAKRLVAVGCFCIGTNQVDLDAARERGIAVFNAPYSNTRSVAELVLAQAILLLRGIPEKNASCHRGGWIKSAANSFEIRGKKLGIVGYGSIGTQLSVLAEAMGMQVFFYDTVTKLPLGNATQIAKLHDLLGMCDIVSLHVPELPSTQWMIGEKEIRAMKKGGILINAARGTVVELDHLAAAIKDEHLIGAAIDVFPVEPKSNDEEFESPLRGLDRVILTPHIGGSTAEAQANIGLEVAEKLVKYSDNGTSVSSVNFPEVALPAHPGKHRLLHIHANIPGVMSEINNVFAENGINISGQFLQTNDKVGYVVIDVDADYSDLALEKLQHVKGTIRSRVLF from the coding sequence ATGAGCAAGACCTCTCTCGACAAGAGCAAGATCAAGTTCCTTCTTCTTGAAGGCGTCCACCAGAATGCAGTGGACACCCTGAAGGCCGCTGGTTACACCAACATCGAGTACCTCAAGGGCGCACTCTCCGACGACGAGCTGAAAGAAAAGATCGCCGACGCTCACTTTATTGGCATCCGCTCGCGCACCCAGCTGACCGCCGAAGTCTTTGACTGCGCCAAGCGCCTGGTAGCCGTGGGCTGCTTCTGCATCGGCACCAACCAGGTTGACCTCGACGCCGCCCGCGAGCGCGGTATCGCCGTTTTCAACGCCCCCTACTCGAACACCCGCTCGGTGGCCGAACTGGTACTGGCTCAAGCCATCCTGCTGCTGCGCGGCATCCCCGAGAAGAACGCCTCCTGCCACCGTGGCGGCTGGATCAAATCGGCGGCCAACTCCTTCGAAATCCGCGGCAAGAAGCTGGGTATCGTCGGTTACGGCTCGATCGGCACCCAGCTCTCGGTACTGGCCGAAGCCATGGGCATGCAGGTGTTCTTTTACGACACCGTGACCAAGCTACCGCTGGGCAACGCCACCCAGATCGCCAAGCTGCATGACCTGCTGGGCATGTGCGACATCGTGTCGCTGCACGTGCCTGAGCTGCCGTCCACCCAGTGGATGATCGGCGAGAAGGAAATCCGCGCGATGAAAAAGGGCGGCATCCTGATCAACGCTGCACGTGGCACCGTAGTTGAGCTGGATCATCTGGCAGCCGCGATCAAGGACGAGCACCTGATCGGCGCCGCCATCGACGTGTTCCCGGTCGAGCCGAAGTCCAACGACGAAGAGTTCGAAAGCCCGCTGCGTGGCCTGGATCGCGTGATCCTGACCCCGCATATCGGTGGTTCCACCGCCGAAGCCCAGGCCAACATCGGCCTGGAAGTGGCCGAGAAGCTGGTCAAGTACAGCGACAACGGTACCTCGGTGTCTTCGGTCAACTTCCCCGAAGTGGCCCTGCCGGCGCACCCGGGCAAGCACCGTCTGCTGCACATCCACGCCAACATCCCGGGCGTGATGAGCGAGATCAACAACGTGTTCGCCGAAAACGGCATCAACATCTCCGGCCAGTTCCTGCAGACCAACGATAAGGTCGGCTACGTGGTCATCGACGTCGACGCCGATTACTCCGATCTGGCGCTGGAGAAGCTGCAGCACGTTAAAGGCACCATCCGTAGCCGCGTTCTGTTCTAA
- a CDS encoding FAD-binding oxidoreductase encodes MTNPALIEELKTLVEPGKVLTDADSLNAYGKDWTKHFAPAPLAIAFPKSIEQVQAIVRWANQHKVALVPSGGRTGLSAGAVAANGEVVVAFDYMNQILDFNEFDRTAVCQPGVVTKQLQMFAEDKGLYYPVDFASAGSSQIGGNIGTNAGGIKVIRYGMTRNWVAGLKVVTGTGELLELNKDLIKNATGYDMRQLFIGAEGTLGFVVEATMRLDRAPKNLTAMVLGTPDFDSIMPVLHAFQNKLDLTAFEFFSDKALAKIMARGDVPPAFETDCPFYALLEFEATTEEVAEAALATFEHCVEQGWVLDGVMSQSEQQLQNLWKLREYISETISHWTPYKNDISVTVSKVPAFLHDIDRIVGEHYPDFEIVWFGHIGDGNLHLNILKPENLSKDEFFAKCATVNKWVFETVQKYNGSISAEHGVGMTKRDYLTYSRSEAEIGYMKAIKQVFDPNGIMNPGKIFPL; translated from the coding sequence ATGACCAACCCTGCGCTGATCGAAGAGCTGAAGACCCTGGTTGAGCCCGGCAAAGTGCTCACCGATGCCGATTCCCTCAACGCCTACGGCAAGGACTGGACCAAGCACTTCGCCCCAGCGCCGCTGGCAATTGCCTTCCCCAAGAGCATCGAGCAGGTCCAGGCCATCGTGCGTTGGGCCAATCAGCACAAGGTCGCGCTGGTGCCGTCCGGTGGCCGTACCGGCTTGTCCGCCGGCGCGGTGGCAGCCAATGGTGAAGTGGTCGTGGCCTTCGACTATATGAACCAGATTCTCGACTTCAACGAATTTGACCGCACCGCCGTGTGTCAGCCGGGCGTGGTGACCAAGCAGCTGCAGATGTTCGCCGAGGACAAGGGCCTGTATTACCCGGTGGACTTCGCCTCGGCCGGCTCCAGCCAGATTGGCGGCAATATCGGCACCAATGCCGGCGGCATCAAGGTGATTCGCTACGGCATGACCCGCAACTGGGTGGCCGGGCTGAAGGTCGTCACCGGCACTGGTGAGTTGCTGGAGCTGAACAAGGACCTGATCAAGAACGCCACCGGCTACGACATGCGTCAGCTGTTTATCGGCGCTGAAGGCACCCTGGGCTTCGTCGTCGAGGCCACCATGCGCCTGGATCGTGCGCCAAAGAACCTCACCGCCATGGTGCTCGGCACCCCGGACTTCGACTCGATCATGCCGGTGCTGCATGCCTTTCAGAACAAGCTTGACCTGACTGCGTTCGAGTTCTTCTCCGATAAGGCCCTGGCCAAAATCATGGCCCGTGGTGACGTGCCGCCGGCCTTTGAAACCGATTGCCCGTTCTACGCCCTGCTGGAATTCGAAGCCACCACCGAGGAAGTCGCCGAGGCGGCTCTGGCCACCTTCGAACATTGCGTCGAGCAGGGCTGGGTGCTGGATGGTGTGATGAGCCAGAGCGAGCAGCAACTGCAGAACCTGTGGAAGCTGCGCGAGTACATCTCGGAAACCATCAGCCACTGGACGCCGTACAAGAACGATATTTCGGTTACCGTCTCCAAGGTGCCGGCTTTCCTGCACGACATCGACCGCATCGTCGGCGAACACTACCCGGACTTCGAAATCGTTTGGTTTGGCCATATCGGTGATGGCAACCTGCACCTGAATATCCTCAAGCCAGAGAACCTGTCCAAGGACGAGTTCTTCGCCAAGTGCGCCACCGTCAACAAGTGGGTGTTCGAGACCGTGCAGAAGTACAACGGCTCAATCAGCGCTGAACACGGCGTGGGTATGACCAAGCGCGATTACCTGACCTACAGCCGTTCGGAAGCCGAGATTGGCTATATGAAAGCGATCAAGCAGGTATTCGATCCGAACGGGATTATGAACCCAGGCAAGATCTTCCCGCTCTGA
- a CDS encoding fumarylacetoacetate hydrolase family protein has protein sequence MSYQHQYVDGTHIHFPMGKVVCIGRNYAEHAKELNNPVPTEPLLFIKAGSCVVPLDDGFTLVEGKGDVHYEAEIAVLIGKPLSRTPNAEEVRDAISGFAPALDLTLRDLQATLKAKGYPWETAKSFDGACVLAPFVPGDAVEDLTDIGIRLAINGEVRQDGNSRDMLNPILPMIQHICGHFSLQPGDVILTGTPVGVGPLHKGDELVLELVGHSRFASRAL, from the coding sequence ATGAGCTACCAGCATCAGTATGTCGATGGCACCCATATCCACTTTCCCATGGGCAAGGTGGTGTGCATCGGCCGTAACTACGCCGAGCATGCCAAAGAACTGAACAACCCGGTGCCGACCGAGCCGCTGCTGTTTATCAAGGCGGGCAGCTGTGTGGTGCCGCTGGATGACGGTTTTACCCTGGTGGAGGGTAAGGGTGATGTGCATTACGAAGCGGAAATCGCCGTACTGATTGGCAAGCCGCTGTCGCGCACGCCGAACGCTGAAGAAGTGCGCGATGCCATCTCCGGCTTCGCCCCGGCGTTGGACCTGACCCTGCGCGACCTGCAGGCCACGCTCAAGGCCAAGGGTTACCCCTGGGAAACCGCCAAATCTTTCGACGGTGCCTGCGTGCTGGCGCCGTTCGTGCCTGGCGATGCAGTCGAAGACCTCACTGATATCGGCATTCGTCTGGCGATCAACGGTGAAGTGCGTCAGGACGGCAATAGCCGCGACATGCTCAACCCAATCCTGCCGATGATCCAGCACATCTGCGGCCACTTCAGCCTGCAGCCGGGTGATGTGATCCTCACTGGTACGCCAGTGGGTGTCGGTCCGCTGCACAAGGGCGATGAGCTGGTGCTGGAACTGGTCGGTCATAGCCGCTTTGCCAGCCGCGCGCTCTAA
- a CDS encoding SdiA-regulated domain-containing protein encodes MSIWIARLVRLRWLIVLLFLLLVGALVMNYRHWDDRLSFWAEEQQVSAIEQQQSIWLPGYRAVLQGKPLQGLEGDEVSGLTYSPDSDTLFTVTGKHPQLIELTLDGQVMRRIDLLGFANPEGVEMLADGRLAIIDERKRTLTTFKLGALTRSLEFADLASFDLGFIDAGNKGFEGIAWDSRNERVLLGKERGPLGLFSLPFPGEDGATGVLQPMSSGHLFLRDISSLTYDARTGHALVLSDESRLLLEVDEQGEPVSFISLSRGMNGLRGGIEQAEGVTMDTAGNIYIVSEPNLFYVLRKEPVAEQSTVAD; translated from the coding sequence ATGTCGATCTGGATTGCTCGGCTGGTGCGTCTGCGCTGGCTAATTGTGCTGCTGTTCCTGTTGCTGGTTGGCGCTTTGGTGATGAACTATCGCCACTGGGATGACCGTTTGTCCTTCTGGGCAGAGGAACAGCAGGTAAGTGCTATCGAGCAGCAACAGAGCATCTGGCTGCCGGGTTATCGAGCGGTGCTGCAGGGCAAGCCGCTGCAGGGCCTAGAGGGTGACGAGGTGTCCGGGCTGACCTACAGCCCCGATAGCGACACGCTGTTCACCGTAACCGGTAAACACCCGCAGCTGATCGAGCTGACCCTGGATGGTCAGGTGATGCGGCGTATCGACCTGCTTGGCTTTGCCAACCCCGAGGGGGTGGAGATGCTCGCCGATGGTCGCCTGGCGATTATCGATGAGCGCAAGCGCACCCTGACCACTTTCAAACTGGGCGCGCTGACCCGCAGTCTGGAGTTTGCCGATCTGGCGTCCTTCGATCTCGGCTTTATCGATGCCGGTAACAAGGGCTTCGAAGGCATTGCCTGGGACTCGCGCAACGAGCGTGTGCTGCTGGGCAAGGAGCGTGGGCCGCTGGGGCTGTTCAGCCTGCCGTTTCCGGGCGAAGACGGTGCCACTGGCGTTCTCCAGCCGATGAGTTCCGGGCACCTGTTTTTGCGCGATATTTCCTCACTGACCTACGACGCCCGCACGGGCCATGCCTTGGTGCTTTCGGATGAGTCGCGCCTGCTGCTGGAAGTGGACGAGCAGGGCGAACCGGTCAGCTTTATCAGTCTGAGTCGCGGTATGAATGGCCTGCGTGGCGGCATTGAACAGGCCGAAGGGGTGACCATGGATACGGCCGGCAATATCTATATCGTCAGTGAACCCAATCTGTTCTACGTCCTGCGTAAGGAACCGGTGGCCGAACAGTCCACTGTCGCGGATTAA
- a CDS encoding NirD/YgiW/YdeI family stress tolerance protein translates to MKRFTLALLLAPLFSTAAMATGYTGPGATAQVTTVAAALDAADDTQVVLQGQIVKRLQDELYEFKDASGTINVEIDDEHWPAQAISEKAVVKISGEVDRDLTSREIDVEYLELVK, encoded by the coding sequence ATGAAGCGTTTCACCTTGGCTCTGCTGCTGGCTCCACTGTTCTCCACTGCTGCAATGGCCACCGGTTACACCGGTCCAGGCGCCACTGCTCAGGTCACCACCGTGGCTGCAGCGCTGGATGCTGCCGATGACACCCAGGTGGTACTGCAAGGGCAGATCGTCAAGCGCCTGCAGGATGAGTTGTATGAGTTCAAGGACGCCAGCGGCACCATCAATGTCGAGATCGACGATGAGCATTGGCCCGCTCAGGCCATTTCCGAAAAGGCCGTGGTCAAGATCAGTGGTGAAGTCGACCGTGACCTGACCAGCCGCGAAATTGATGTCGAGTACCTCGAGCTGGTCAAGTAA
- a CDS encoding SdiA-regulated domain-containing protein, which yields MRDHFTLKRLLLSLVVLALLLLGLFAQEYRLFERAWFNVQQWQLAGAGQQDSVLLSDYQVDLEAKVIEGLNDDVSALTFDPNRNSLFTVTNNKPQLIELSLDGELLRRIDLHGFGDAEAVEYISPGLYVITDERLQRLIKVRVDDATTELHADQAQQFSLGIGLNGNKGFEGLAYDSAGQRLFVAKERDPMRIYEIHGFPQRDPQRPFAVHVVDDQKRDAGLFVRDLSSLQFDERSGHLLALSDESRLVLELNVEGKPISSLSLLGGRNGLTRSVPQGEGIAMDNQGVLYLVSEPNLFYRFKKPDA from the coding sequence ATGCGAGATCATTTCACCCTGAAGCGCCTGTTGCTGAGCCTTGTTGTGCTGGCGTTGTTGCTGCTCGGTCTGTTTGCTCAGGAATACCGCCTGTTTGAGCGGGCCTGGTTCAATGTGCAGCAATGGCAACTGGCTGGCGCCGGCCAGCAGGACTCGGTGTTGTTGTCGGATTATCAGGTGGACCTTGAGGCCAAAGTGATCGAAGGCCTGAATGATGACGTCTCGGCGCTGACCTTCGACCCGAACCGCAATAGCCTGTTTACCGTGACCAACAACAAGCCGCAGTTGATCGAGCTGTCGCTGGATGGCGAACTGCTGCGGCGGATTGATTTGCATGGCTTTGGCGACGCCGAGGCGGTCGAGTACATCAGCCCGGGCTTGTACGTGATAACCGACGAGCGTCTGCAGCGCTTGATCAAGGTTCGCGTGGATGACGCCACCACGGAATTGCATGCCGATCAGGCGCAGCAGTTCTCGCTGGGTATCGGCCTGAATGGCAACAAGGGTTTCGAAGGCTTGGCCTATGACTCGGCTGGGCAGCGCCTGTTTGTCGCCAAGGAGCGCGACCCGATGCGCATCTACGAGATTCACGGCTTCCCGCAGCGTGATCCGCAGCGCCCTTTCGCGGTGCACGTGGTGGATGACCAGAAACGCGATGCCGGGTTGTTTGTGCGTGATCTGTCCAGCCTGCAGTTTGATGAGCGCAGCGGCCATCTGCTGGCGCTGTCCGATGAGTCACGTCTGGTGCTGGAGCTGAATGTAGAAGGTAAGCCAATCAGCAGCCTGTCGTTGCTGGGTGGGCGCAATGGCCTGACCCGCAGCGTGCCCCAGGGCGAGGGCATCGCCATGGATAACCAGGGTGTGCTGTATCTGGTAAGCGAGCCCAACCTGTTTTATCGCTTCAAGAAACCAGACGCTTAG
- a CDS encoding NorM family multidrug efflux MATE transporter, with amino-acid sequence MPHPLRDELRAILKLAGPLIAAQLAHVLMVFTDTVMMGLLGPATLAAGGLGAASYSFVSIFCVGVIASVGNLVAIRHGAQDAAGVTRLTQNGLWLGWGLALLAGLALWNLGPVLLHFGQQPENVSGGMQFLSTLVFALPGYMSFMALRGFTSAIGRPGPVMAISIGGALANFVLNYALIKGWFGLPPLGLAGIGLVTAVVMNVMALLLAWHVLHHSAYSPYPLWRGLSRPVWSELKELLRLGLPIGGTYAVESGLFAFAALCMGALGSTQLAAHQIAIMSVYVAFMVPVGISYAVTFRIGQHFGAGRLLQARQAGRLGLGLGALCMLGFACLFWLAPHWVVGLFLDHTDSAYAEVVSLAVALLAIAAWFEFFDGIQTIAMGAIRGLKDAKTTFWVGLGCYWAVGAPLAWALAFPLGWGAQGVWWGLAGGLACAAIGLTLGFEWKTARLLQPTLAGFTPQPKRLVS; translated from the coding sequence ATGCCGCATCCGCTTCGTGACGAACTGCGCGCCATCCTGAAACTCGCCGGGCCGCTGATTGCTGCGCAACTGGCGCATGTACTGATGGTATTTACCGACACCGTGATGATGGGCCTGCTCGGCCCTGCAACCCTGGCGGCTGGCGGCCTGGGCGCGGCCAGCTATTCCTTTGTGTCGATCTTCTGCGTGGGGGTGATTGCCTCGGTCGGCAATCTGGTGGCGATCCGTCACGGCGCACAGGACGCCGCCGGCGTCACCCGGCTGACGCAGAACGGTCTGTGGCTCGGCTGGGGCCTGGCGCTGCTGGCCGGCCTGGCGCTGTGGAACCTCGGCCCGGTATTGCTGCATTTCGGCCAGCAGCCGGAGAACGTCAGCGGCGGCATGCAGTTTCTCTCCACCCTGGTGTTTGCCCTGCCTGGCTACATGAGCTTTATGGCGCTGCGCGGTTTTACCAGCGCCATCGGCCGCCCAGGCCCGGTGATGGCCATCAGCATTGGCGGCGCGCTGGCCAACTTCGTCCTCAACTATGCCTTGATCAAGGGCTGGTTCGGCCTGCCGCCACTGGGCCTGGCCGGCATCGGCCTGGTCACCGCCGTGGTGATGAATGTCATGGCGCTGCTGCTGGCCTGGCATGTGTTGCACCACAGCGCCTACAGCCCTTATCCGCTGTGGCGCGGTCTTTCGCGGCCGGTGTGGAGCGAACTGAAAGAGCTGCTGCGCCTGGGCCTGCCGATTGGCGGCACCTACGCAGTGGAGTCCGGGCTGTTTGCCTTTGCCGCGCTGTGCATGGGCGCGCTGGGCAGCACCCAACTGGCCGCACACCAAATCGCGATCATGTCGGTGTACGTGGCCTTTATGGTGCCGGTGGGGATTTCCTACGCAGTGACCTTCCGTATCGGTCAACACTTCGGCGCCGGTCGCCTATTGCAGGCACGCCAGGCCGGACGCCTGGGCCTGGGCCTGGGCGCGCTATGCATGCTGGGTTTCGCCTGCCTGTTCTGGCTGGCGCCGCACTGGGTGGTCGGGCTGTTCCTCGACCACACGGACAGCGCCTATGCCGAGGTGGTGAGCCTGGCCGTGGCACTGCTGGCGATTGCCGCCTGGTTCGAGTTCTTCGATGGCATCCAGACCATCGCCATGGGCGCAATTCGCGGCCTCAAAGACGCCAAGACCACCTTCTGGGTCGGCCTAGGCTGCTATTGGGCAGTTGGCGCGCCACTGGCCTGGGCGCTGGCCTTCCCGCTGGGCTGGGGCGCCCAAGGCGTGTGGTGGGGGCTGGCCGGCGGCCTGGCCTGCGCCGCCATCGGCCTGACCCTTGGCTTTGAATGGAAAACCGCGCGCCTGCTGCAACCGACGCTTGCCGGCTTCACGCCACAGCCTAAGCGTCTGGTTTCTTGA